ATATGGTGTCCCGACAAAAGTTCTTTCAAGTTTCCAGTTCTttttattgttgcttcagttatgCCTATATATAATACTGGGGAGGACACAGTTGGCTGTAGGCTTCTGTGGAGGTGTGGAAGGTTCCCCGGAGGTGTAGAAGATTCTGTGAagttgtagggaaaaaaaatgtgtggagaTGTAGAAGGTTTTGTGGAGGAGCAGATGTTCTGTCAGGGTGTAAAGGATTATGCAGAGGTGTAGAAGATTATTTAGAGgtgtagaacagtggttctcaacctgggggtcgaatgatgatttttcAGGGGTCAGTGAATCctaggctgttcctgaagcccgcaccgctctcccagccttttgcggctgcccagctgggctgttcctggagcctgcggccgcccaatcagcctcttcgcagccgcccattcagttcacaacatgggtgggggggcagagactagaggtcagctgactgatgaggaatgtgaagtaggaggggctggaggagaccctatcttctgattgtggcataggtgtcactgctgcgagacaccacaaagtcagagacacagtgaagccggagacacagtgagtaacactacctgtgattatagttgccattagaagtccctactacagttctcagatgactttgatcaagagcatctaagttGGCTGTTCAGGACtcgccccagcattgccactcatcccatcgccccaccaaggagtaagagaaggaataaaaatagagaatatatggaagggagagaaaaagagggggaggaaccaagataaagggagagaaagaatgagagaaacaacaagaaagatggctagagaggagggtgggggggggacaagaaattaagagagagagagataaaagggaaagaaaggagaacaaagagaaagagtgatacatcctaaaatgtaccataagtggTTTTaacactgtacgagtggaagggagtgctaaatgtctgtgggttaggggcgcaaattgcttgtcttgccacgcaaataattttactgttaggggtccccacaacttgggacattttattaaggggtcacggcGCTAGTAAGGTTCAGAACCACTGGTGTAGAAGGTACTGTATGGTGGAAGAGTAGAAGATGTTGTAGGGGTGTGGATGATTATGTGAAGATGTAGAAGATTCTGTAGAGGTGTAGTTGGTTCTGTGGAGATGTAGAGGATTCTGTGAAGGTGTAGAGGATTATGTAGATGAGTAAAAGATCCTGTGAAGGTGTAGAGGATTATTTAGAGGTGTAGAAGATTCTGTGGAGGTGTAGGAGATTATGTGGAGGTGTAGGAGATTCTGTGGAGATGTAGTAGGTTCCATGGAGGTATAGAAGATTCTGTGGAGGTATAGAAGATTCTGTGGAGGAGTAGATGGTTCTGTCGGGGCGTAAAGAATTATGTAGAGGTGTAGAAGATTCTATGGAGGTGTAGAAGGTATGGTGGAAGAGTAGAAGATTCTGTAGGGGTGTGAATGATTATGTGGAGGTGTAGAAGATTCTGTAGCGATGTAGCAGATTCTGTAGAGGTGTAGATGGTTTTGTGGAGATGTAGAGGATTCTGTGGGGGTGTAGAGGATTATGTAAAGGAGTAGAAGATTCCGTGAAGGCGTAGAAGGTTTTGTGGAGGAGAAAATGGTTCTGTGGAGGTGTAGAGGATTATATAGAAGTGTAGAAGATTCTGTGGAGGTGTAGAAGTTTTTGTGGAGGAGTAGATAGTTCTGTTGTGGATTTAGATGGTTCTGTGAAGGTGTAGAAGATTCTGTGGAGGTATATAAGATTAGGTGGAGGTGTAGATGGCTCTGTGGAGAAGTAGAGGATTCTGTGTAGGTGTATAGGATTATGTAGAGGAGTAGAAGGTTCTGTGAAGGTGTAGAGGATTCTATGTAGGTGTATAGGATTATGTAGAGGAGTAGAAGGTTCTGTGAAGGTGTAGAAGGTTTTGTGGAGGAGCAGATGGTTCTGTGGAGGTCTAGAGGATTATTTAGAGGTGTAGAAGATTCTCTGGAGGTGTGGAAGTTTTTTTAGCGGAGTAGATGGTTCTGTGAAGGTGTAGAAGATTCTGTGGAGATGTAGAAGATTCAGTGGAGGTGTAGTGTAGAGGATTATGTGGAGGTGTAGAAGAATCCATATAGGTGTAGACGGTTCTATGGAGGAGTAGATGGTTCTGTGGATGAGTAGACGGTTTTGTGGAGGCGTAGTAGATTCCATGGAGGTGTAGAAGATTCTGTGGAGGTGTAGAATATTTTGTGAAAGTGTAGAAGACTCTGTATAGATGTAAAGGATTCTGCTGAAGTGTTGAAGATTCAGTGGAGGAGTAGATAGTTCTGTGGATGAGTAGATGGTTCTGTGGATTAGTAGACGGTTTTGTGGAGGCGTAGTAGATTCCATGGAGGTGTTGAAGATTCAGTGGAGGAGTAGATAGTTCTGTGGAGGTGTGGATGGTTCTGTGAAGGTGTAGACAGTTCTGTGGAGATGTAGTAGGTTACATGGAGGTGTAGAAGATTATGTGGAGGTGTAGAATATTCTGTGGAGATGTAGTAGAGTCAATGGAGGAGTAGATAGTTCTGTGGAGGTGTGGATGGTTCTGTGGAGGTTTAGAAGATTCTGTGGAGGAGTAGACAGTTCTGTGGAGATGTAGTAGGTTCCATGTGTAGGCGATTCTGTTGAGGTATAGAAGATTCCATGGAGGTGTAGAAGATTCAGTGGAGGTGTAGAAGATTCCATGGAGGTATTGAATATTCTGTGGAGATGTAGTAGATTCCATGGAGGTGTGGATGGTTCTGTGGAGGTTTAGAAGATTGATTCTGTGGAGGAGTAGACAGTTCTGTGGAGATGTAGTAGATTCCATGGAGGAATAAAAGATTCCGTAGAGGTGGAGAACAGTGCTCCAGACTGTACCGCTGAGTACCCCGGCTTGTGTCTTTCAGTAGACAGGCTGCACCCTGATGCTTACATATATAgcacaaatatgtttttttcctagAATCCTTATTATGTTTTTGAGTATTCTTATTTATGGTTTCTACTTCTTCTTACTAAAAAATCCAAGAAATTTCTTGCCTCCTTTGGCATTGGCTTGCTGTTGCGCCTGGATTTCCACATATCTGGCTTGTTCAGCTGATCTCTGCCTCTCCAACTCTTCTCTCCGTTTCCTCAGCTCAGCTTCTTCAGCTTCTTttcttctctgtctctctctttcgaACTCTTCCTCTTGTCTTTTTAATTCCTTTTCCCTCATTGCTCTATCTAAGGCTTTCTTTCTCTCCAGACCTTCCTGCtccatcttcttctctctctgGTGAACATAATTCATGACAAACTGTTTGCGGTCATGCATCTCCTTCACCGGGTTCCGTGTCTGATGTTCTACCCGGAACTGAGCATCTTTAATGACTTCCTGCAGGAACTTCAGCActtcctcgtgtcttcctctgGTTTTAAAGTGATCTTCTTGGGTGTAATTTTCAAATGCAAAAATCCTTTCTATGCCCATGTCCCTGAAGGAGGACTCAACGGTGGTTAAGTTCCCATAGGTCTTGTGGGTGAGAACCACAATGGGATAGATCCCTGGAAGGAGAAGAGAAAGGAATTACATTCAAATATAGAAGAGTTGGAATGTGTCGATCACACGTGTGGCGCCCTCATAGATTGGTACTAGGAAATGATAGAATAAGTTCCGGCTCACTGTGATCAGAGGATCTGGATTGAAtcatgggatgtatgacatcattttggcctaggccagaaaatAGGCAgacactgaagaaatgtaaaaagtaaGTATGACATATCCAATCTATAAGGATTAGAAATacgttgattgagagagtttagttctgtGTAATTCCTGTTATGTCTGTGTGGGTGGGATGTACAGACATATCTAATTAATAGGACACAGATAACAAAAAAATTTATGTTTTTAATCCCTTTGTTttctatacaaaataaaaattaaaatgtttggACTGGAGAAGGTGATAAGTGAAGACGTTGGTGGCCACAATGTTCCTATATCAGAGAGAAGACTGGACGACAAGCAAAGAGAGAAACGTTTGAAACATTTGTTATCttttgtttcaaattttatttcagGGAAGGAAAGTTACAACTTACCGGTCATCTCTCTGGCTGTATGAAGAACGCTCTTCAATTCTTCTATTTCCTCGGTGGGAATTATGTGCTTCACACTAAACAAAAGGGATGAAGACATTCATTACTCAAGCTGTACAGACGGTATTATCCAGTTGGGTTAGACCAAAGGGGCCACAAGAAACtataaagtagggttgtcccgataccacttttttaagaccgagtacaagtaccgatactgtttttcaagtactcgccgctaccgaataccaatactttttttttaatctcatgtgacagcagcacatgtgtcagtagtttttattttatttttatcttcaacaatttgtttttaattttttacaatacttttttttttacaattcttttatttatttataatgctttcttttttttaaggggggggggggggtgtgtggaccgtgtcagtgtgttttttctttccttttttttcagccctgtttggtgagatatcaggggtcttaaccgctgaaaatgaatggagtgaagacagcgttttctcttcattcataaacggaaacattgtaatcacagtttacgatgtttcagttatgtgaatggaccgagtcagtgatcactgtccattcggagcagtaaggagctggatttaccggatcctaccccgctctccatcctgacagttccagggggtggaggaggagcacggaaggggaaagaaacacggcgggatacacagaggaatacacggaggaatacacggaggaatacacgacGGGAATACAtggaggaatacacggcgggaatacacagtgggaatacacagaggaatacaCAGCGGGATACACGCCGGAATACACTATATAGCGGTGATTGGTgcctgtaacttccccatgcactgatcacccctgacagtacaagtatcggtatcaggagaACCCTACTATAAAGCCTTTAAAACGAACACCAGGCACCCAACTAAATACAGTGATAAATACTTACATTATATAGGAGATAGAATTAGTCAGctgtatgattaaccaattataccaagca
The Rana temporaria chromosome 6, aRanTem1.1, whole genome shotgun sequence DNA segment above includes these coding regions:
- the LOC120942915 gene encoding capping protein inhibiting regulator of actin dynamics-like, with product MDMDELKHVINSFSFDRCKKGNQGFNRCLIQLFGLAGHGKSSFINTCVYVWQDGEYKNWAKAAEGYGGKTTERIPHKITSNITLVDNRGWPKLDGYGSGEIFAQLGNLLPLGRGVEFTKGFGLVEKIVRSEKLVKDSDFIAPVFVHSVKHIIPTEEIEELKSVLHTAREMTGIYPIVVLTHKTYGNLTTVESSFRDMGIERIFAFENYTQEDHFKTRGRHEEVLKFLQEVIKDAQFRVEHQTRNPVKEMHDRKQFVMNYVHQREKKMEQEGLERKKALDRAMREKELKRQEEEFERERQRRKEAEEAELRKRREELERQRSAEQARYVEIQAQQQANAKGGKKFLGFFSKKK